From the genome of Hirundo rustica isolate bHirRus1 unplaced genomic scaffold, bHirRus1.pri.v3 scaffold_479_arrow_ctg1, whole genome shotgun sequence:
CCTGGATTTCCCGGTGTTCCCAGGCCCGTTTCCCTGGATTTCCCGGCATTCCCTGGCCCGTTTCCCTGGATTTCCCGGCATTCCCGGGCCCGTTTCCCTGGATTTCCTGGCGTTCCCGGGCCCGTTTCCCTGGATTTCCCGGGCCGGTTTCCCCGGATTTCCCGGGCCCGTTTCCCTGGATTTCCCGGGCCGGTTTCCCCGGATTTCCCGGGCCGGTTTCCCCGGATTTCCTGGGCCGGTTTCCCGGATTTCCCGGGCCGGTTTCCCCGGATTTCCCGGCGTTCCCGGGCCCGTTTCCCAGCGTTCCCGGGCCAGTTTCCCTGGATTTCCCGGGCCGGTCTCCCCggatttccctggatttcccGGCGTTCCCGGGCCGGTTTCCCCGGATTTCCCGGCGTTCCCGGGCCCGTTTCCCCGGATTTCCCGGCGTTCCCGGGGTACCTGGTCCAGGATGAAGTTGCGGCGGGCGCGCGGCGCGATCTGCACCAGCTTGCTAAGGCACTGCGCCGCCTGCTGAGTCAGCAGCTCCCGGCTCTTGGCGTCCAACTCCTCCGGCTCCGGCCCCCGCGTCTGCCGCAACGGGAATTCGGGAATTCAGGGATTCGGGAGCACGGGAAAGGGCCGGAGGAGATCCAGGCCGGGGGAGCCTGGCTCTTGTCTGGGCCacagatcccagcccagcattcccacagatcccagcattcccacagACCCCAGCATTCCCACAGACCCCAGCATTCCCACAGACCCCAGCATTCCCATAGatcccagcattcccacagACCCCATCCATCCCACCAATCCCACAGACCCCCGGGATGCTGACCCTGAGCTGGTGCAGGACGCGCTCCGTTCCCAGGATATTGTAGCGCTTGTCCCGGTTTTCCTGGGAATGTTTCTGTGCCCACTGCGTCTTCCCGGAGCCCGGGAGCCCCACCATGAGCAGCAcctgtgggagaggagggaggaattCCCGGATGGAACATCGGCATTCCCAGGGCATCCAGGGGCACTCGGCGCCGGGATCCCCGACGGAGCAGGGCTCAATTCCCAGGGGCACAAACACCGGGATTTCTCATGGATCCAGAGGGACAAACCCCAGGATTCCCGTGGGATCAGTGCTGGATTCCCAATGGATCCAGAGGGACAAACCCCAGGATTCCCGTGGGATCAGTGCTGGATTCCCAGCAAACCCTGCGCCATCATCACTGCAAACCTCCCACAATCCCCAGGGAACACCCCCCGGAATCCCCATGGAAACCCCAGGAAATCCCCAGGGAATCCCCAGGGAATGCCCAGAGAATCTGCAGGGAATCACCAGAGAATCCCCAGGGAATCCCTGGGGAATCCACATGGAATCCAAAGAGAATACTCAGAGAATCCGCAGGGAAACCCCAGGAAATCCCCCGGGAATCCCCAGAGAATCCCCAGGAAATCCCCATGGAATCCCCAGAGAATCCTCGGAGGATCCCCAGGAAATCCCCATGGAATCCCCAGAGAATCCTCGGAGGATCCCCAGGAAATCCCCCTGGAATCCCCCTGGAATCCCCCCGTAATCCCCCCCCGGAATCCCGCGCCCACCTCGCACTCCTGGGTGCTGCGGGGCCCCGGCGGTGTCCGGACCCTGTCGGGCGCGGGGATCTCGTGGATGAAGACGAAGCCCTCGGGGACGGGCGCCAGCGGCTGCGGGCGCTGCCCGAAGTTGAGCTCCACGGCGCAGCCCTTGCACAGGACGTGGGGCAGCAGCGCCCGCGGCCCCAGCGCCGCCTTGGGCACGCGGAACGCGGCgcccagctcctgcccgttCTTGGAGAACGACAGCTCCACCAGCTCGGCGCCCTCAAAATCCTGCAACCGCCGTGCCCCATggttttattctatttttcccagtttttttctttcttttttcccttttttctgtgttttcccccctttttttccctattttttccctttttttcccagtttttcccctttttttgtgtgtttttcctgttttttttccttttttttcccttttttttccattctttttctggtttttcccagtttttttactgattttcccctggggtttttttttctgtttttcccagttgtttctcctctcttttcccttttttccccatttttttcccactgtttttcccagtttttttccttttctttcccttttctttcccgttttttaaaatccatcaCCTTTCCCAATCCCAGCAACATCCTCTGTGCTTTATCCCGCTTTGCCTTGACTTCTTCCAgatcttttcctcatttttccaaGTTTCCCCTATTTTCCCAAACGTTTTCAGATTTCCCTGGTCTCTCCCCAACTATCTCCTGAttcttccagcttttcccttaattttcgaggatttttcagtgttttcccccagaatttccccatttttcccagaATTTCCCCAATTTTCCCCTTGCTCACCGCAAAGCAGCCGATGACGTCGTTCTCCCCGAAGCTTTCCCCGAATTCCTcaaatttcccattttccaccTTCAGCCCCCGCCCGTCAAAACCGTAGGAAAATTCGTCCTCCCCTGGAACGGGGCAAAAAAAccgggatttggggctggatttggggaatTCCGAAGGGTTTGGGGGACGgaggaagggattttggggatggGAAAATGTGAATTCCGGGATCCCAAAGGGGATTTGAGGAGGaatttgggatggatttggggattcTGGATGGGAAGGGGGAATTTTGGGATGCCAAATGGATGTTGGGGCTGAATTTCCCAATTttggggctggatttggggattttccagtggattttgggatttttcagaGGATTTGGGGCCggattttgggatttttcagtgggttttgggatttttccgtggatttggggctggatttggggtcTCACCCAGCTGGGAGTGGGAGAAGTCCACGGACCAGCCCACCCTGAGCAGCGGCACCTCGGAGCTCCCCTCCTTCCCCGGGAGGTTCTGAGACACCTGCGCGGAAATTCCGGATTTGGGATCCAAAAACCTCAGGGAAAGGGAACGGCGGCagcaaaaatcccccaaaatccccagaGCCCGCTAAAGCCGgaaccaaaacccccaaatctccCCGGAACTCCTAAAACTCTCCCTGAAAAACCCTGAATGCTCCCAAAGACCTGCCCAAAACCTCCCGAAATCCCAGAAATCCCCTCCAAAACATCCCGGAACCACCCCAGGAACGCCCAAAACCCTCCCAAATCCCTCGGACCCTCCCGAAAAAGCTCGGGTTGTGTCCAGAACACCCCGAGcccacccaaaaccaaactCAAACCCCCCCAgatccccttttttccctttctttccccgGGCAGAGCGGCCCCCGCGGCCCCATCCCGGGATTCCCCGGGGATTCTCCCGGGATTCCCACCTTGGCCTGGAAGCAGACGCGGCCGCGGGTGACGCCGTGGGTGCTGCGGGCGCCGGCCCAGAGCCCCGGGAAGCGCTCGGAGAAGAGCGGCTGCCCCCCGTAACGATCCCGGCTCGCCCGGAACTGCAGGTCCGACGTGTCTGCCGAGgcaaaattcccaaattccgGCCCCGGGTCCCGCCGGGATCCCCGAGAAGCGGCGCCGGAACCCGCGGGGGAGCGGCAAAAACCCGCCCCGGGCCGAATCAAACCCGGCTCGAATCGAGAGAGAGATGGGGTGATCCCGAAAAATCCTCACGGAATTCCTcattcccaccccaaatccctgaaaccggggaaaaaaaaacaacaacctccctgaAGCGATCCCAAAATTCCACCTGGAACTGAGGCAAAGTCAGCTCAAATCCCAAAATTCCTGGATTTCTAGACAAAACCCGCTTTGGATTGAGTGAAATCCACCTGAAACCATCCCAGAAACTCCCAAATCGTcccaaaaaaaattcaaaaatcatCCAAAGAATTCAAAAATCATCCAAGGAATTCAAGAATCATCCAAGGAATTCAAGAATCATCCAAGGAATTCCCAAACcatccccaaaattcccaaatcctacaaaacaaaattatggaCGATCTCAAAATTCCCCCCACAAATTCAATGGCATCTCCCCCGGAAACGCCCCAAATTCCGTAAATCCTTGAGAAACGCCTCAAATCCTCAAGGACGGCTCTGAGCTGATCCCAGAAATCCCCGGAATTCCCGAATTCCCGTACAGGTGTCGAGGATCACCAGCGTCTCGTCCTCCTCCCCCTCCGGCGGCTCCTcctccggcggcggcggcgactTGGATCTGCGGGATTGGGAAGATCCCAACGTTTGGGGGAAATCCCCGATTCTGGCAGGGAAAATCCCAAACGCAGAGCGGAGGAGGAACTTCcagaaaatcccaaattctTCAGGAATTCTGGGGTCCCCAAAACTCCCGGGCTCTCGCACCCTTTGGGGACCCAGAATTCCAGAAATTGGCAATTCCCTGATTTCGGGACCTCTCCAGAACTTTAAGGATAATCCCAACCCCCAACCCTTTGGGAATCCCCATTTCTGagaccccaaaattcccaaaactcccagaaaatccccaaaactcCCAGAAAATCCCCGCTGTGAGCTCCCTGATTTCGGGACCATCCCAATCCCCGTGAGAACACCccaaaaatttttttaaaaaatccaggaaaattccttcttgtCCCAAACCCCCAGAAATTCCcagaaattcccagaaaataccaaaaattcccaaaaaaattcccgaaattcccagaaaatccCCACTGCGAGCTCCCTCATTTTGGGACCtccccaggggctctgggaccatcccaaccccccccccccaaaaaaaccccgaaaaaaattttaaaaaaatctaggaAAATCCCTTCTTGTCCCGAAACCCCCGAAATTCCCAGAAAATACcagaaattcccagaaaatccCCGAAACTCCCAGAAAATCCCTGCTGCGAGCTCCCTCTTTTCAGAACCATCATAATCCCCCTGAAAACACCctgaaaaaacctgaaaaaaaaaatccaggaaaattccttctcGTCCCGAAACCCcagaaattcccagaaaataccagaaattcccagaaattcccagaaattcccagaaaattcccagAAATTTCCCGAAACTCCCAGAAAATCCCCACTGCAAGCTCCCTCATTTCGGGACCatcccaaccccccccccccccacgaaaaaacacccagaaaaaaaaaaaaaatctggaaaaaaaaaaaaaaatccaggaaaattccttctcGTCCCGAAAGCGCAGAACATTCCGGAAACGCGCCGGGGTCCCCACCGGCTGTTGTAGGCCTCCTCGCGGAACTCGTGGTAGGCGCGGCCGTGCTCGTCCTTCTCGTCCCGCAGCCGCTTCACCCCGCGCCGCTCGCCCTCGGCGCCCGCcgcctccttctcctcctcccctgcgcGACACCCCGGCCTTCCTCGGGATTCGCCCCCAAAATTCCCGGCGTTTCCCCACGGAGAACGAACCCCGAGGCCGCCAAAGCCAAATtcccgccttttttttttttttttttttttttcccgggtGGAAAAGGGTTAAAATTGAGgggtttttgggatttttttttttaaattattattattttttggagggtaaaaatttgaatttctgaCAGAATATTCCGTGGGAATTCCAAAGTTTTAACAGACTGATTGGCTTGGAGAGCTCCAAAGCCAAAATCCCAAGTTTTTTCCTTCGCAATTAAGTCAAAGAGTCCCTGAGGAGTTCTGGAGTTTTAAAGGAGTTTTggcattttaaaggaattttggagttttaaaggaattttggagttttaaaggaattttggagttttaaaggaattttggagttttaaaggaattttggaGTTTTAAAGGAATTTCGGAGTTTTAAAGGAATTTCCAGCTCTTAGAGTGAAAAAAACTGGTTGAAATTCAACTCATTCTTCTTCAAAAGCGAACTCAAGTGAAGCGTTCCATGAAAATCTTGGAGTCTTAATGGATTTTTCCAGGTTTTAAAGGTCAGAATGTGGTTAAAGcttgctcagatttttttttaagtgccaaTTAAATCAAAGCATTCCATGAAAACCTTGGAGTTTTAATGGATTTCCTGGGGTTTAGAGTAGCAAAAAAGgccaaaatttcaaattttttttccttaaaacttaATTAAATAAAGACGTCCCATtgaaatttggggttttcccGGCTTTTGGAGTTGTGAAGTGGCAAAAATTCCaactttttccttaaaaacgattaaaataaaaatattccactAAAATATTGGAGTTTTAATGGATCACCCAGGTCTCAGAGTGGCAAAATTAAACCTCAGGAAGCAGAAATTCCCACCTGGAAtgggtaaaaaaaaagccacaaaaccacttaaaagcctttaaaatgtaaaattcccCTGGGGTTttcatggaaaaggaaaaattccagATCAAGACCCCATTGGGTCATTAAAAACCggaaaatccaaattaaaaaaaatcaataaatccaacaagaaaatccaagaaaacatacacacacacaaaaaaaatcccaattttttccccttggttgGCCAAAAAAGTCCTGAAAGTCCAACAAAATGTGGAAATCGTCCCATAAAATCCAACTTTTTGCATTTTAGCAGAGTCCCACAATGGAGATTTTCCACCTCTTATCCCATAAACATCAAAGTTTGGGATAAAAACaggaataatttcatttcatcctCAGCAAGATTCTGCTCCATGGTGATCTGTGCTCATCAAAGCCCCccaaaatcaggattttccctcaaaaagcagcattttccccctcaaatcccaggatttttcactaaaaaaatcagtattttccaacaaaacccaagattttccctcagaaaacataattttttcctcacaaatcattattttcccttcagCAATAAAGACTCTCCCTCAAAAGTCAGGGGTTTTCCCTCAAAAAATCAcaactttcctttaaaaatccagaTCTTCCCCTCAAAAATGTGGATTTCCCCCTCCAAATCTGAAAACTTTCCCCAAACCCAGAGacttctccttaaaaaaaacaaaaattccccAATTTTCCCAACACTTTCATTCCGATTATTTCTCCAAATTcaaaacttttcctttcaaaaccGGGAATTTTCCCTCCAAAATTCCTAAAACCCAGGAGCTTTCCGTTCCAAACGTGCATCTTCCCCACATCCCacattttttctctaaaaaccAGGAATTTTTCCCGACTTTTCCCTCACAATCCGGGctcttttcccaaaatccaactTGGAATTCATTAATTCCCGGAATTCCGTTGATTTTCCCCTCAAGCCGCGGCTgcagaaaaccaaacccaacttTTTCCcgctttctttccttcccaaatcccGATTTTCCCTCTCGGCACCGGGATTTTATCCCCAATTCTTGGGCTTTCCAAAACGGAACAAACCCTTCATCCCAAAAATAACCCTCGGGATCCTTCCCCTCGGAAATTGGGAATGAGGCCGAAATTGGGATTTTTCggggggaaatgggaattttgtgAGGGGGAAGGAAGCGAGCGGCTCCCTCCCGAGGGTCCCGGGCTCCTTTTCCCcgttttgggaatttttttcccccggtTTTTGGAATCCCTCCCGAAGATCCCGAGGATCTTTCCCCGTTCTTTTCCcgatttgggggattttttcccccttttttcccccggTTTTGGGGACCTTTCCTGAGCATCTCGAGGTTCTTTCCCGGTTTTTTGCACGATTCGGGAGATTCATTCCCcgtttgttgttttgtttgtttgtttggggtttttttttcccccctccccccggtTTTTGGGACGCCTCCCGAAGTTCCCTTCCCAATTCCGGGAATCCACCCCGAGGATCTGTCCCGGTTCCGGGGGTCGCTCCCGAGGATCCCGGGGTTCATTCCCGGTCCCGGGGGTTCCTGTCCCGGTTCATTCCCGGTCCCGGGGGTTCCTGTCCCGgttctttccccatttttgggATCCCTCCCGAGGATCCCGGGGTTCATTCCGGTCCCGAGGGTCTCTCCCGGCTCTCCCCCATCGCTCACCCGCCggcgcctcctcctccttggcCTCGGCCGCGGCCGCTTCGTCCCCGCTGGGCGCCTCCTCCGGCGGCCGCTCGGCCCCGTTCAcgccttctcctcctcctcctcctcctcctccaccctcGGCCGCTTCGGCCTCGGCCtcggccgcggccgccgctccctcctcctcctgcggCGGCTGCAGCGGCTCCGACGCCGCGGGCTCGGCCGGGGccgcctcctcttcctcctcctcctcctcctcctccccggggggggccgggctgggccggggccgccTCGGGGGCCGCGGCGGCCGCTTCGTCCTCATCGGCCAGCAGCGCTTCCTcgtcctcttcctcctcctcctcctcctcctcttcctcctcctcctcctcctcctcgtccccGCCGTGGGGCCGCCCGCCCGGGCCTCCCGCCGGCCCCGCTTCCCCTGCGCAGCTCGAGGCCGCCGCGGCCGGGcctcccccgccgccgccgccgccgccttccTCGGGCCCCGCCGCTAACATCTCGGCGTCCAGGGCCTCCTGCAGCCGCTGCGCCAGCTCCACCTTCAGCCCGCGGGCGTCCAGGCCGCGCCGGCCCAGCTCGGCCCGCAGCTCGGTCACCTTCAGCCGCTTCACGTCCATGGCGGGGCCGGTGTGCgggaagggggggggaaaggggccgcggggcggggggggaagggaagcgGAAGCGCGGGCGCGCTGAGGCGGCGGCGCCGAGGCCGGAGCgcgaggccgggccgggccctgaggccgcggggcggggactgagggagggaaggggcggAAGGAAGGGGGCGGAGAAGGGACGGGTCGGGGTTGGCGGggtgggggagaaggggagaagagAGCGAGAGCGCgaggcggggccgccgccgctggcgcggggagggggcggccggAGCGCGGAGCGATCGCCGGGCCCgtcccgctcccgccgccgccgccgcctcagcCGCGCCTGCGCCGCCGCCGTCCCTCAGCCGCGCCCCCCCCGCGCGCCGCGCGCCGCCCTTCCCGCGCCTGCGCCGCGCCTGCGCGCCCGCGCAAACCCCGCCCGCGCCGCCTCGGCGCGCAGGCGCGGCGCAGGCGCGGGGAGAAGCCCCCGCACGGCGCGCAGGCGCCGCGGCcgctcttcccccccccccccccgccagcCCCACCTACGTGCGCAACGGCCGCCGCGAGTGTGGCGGCGGCTCCGCCGCTTCCCCTCCCGTCCTCCCCGCGCGCggcccgcgcccgccgctcGGATTTTCTGATTGGCGCCGGCCGCGCCGTTCTGCCCGGCGACGGCGAAAGGCCGCGCTCCTATTGGTGGAGGGGGCGCTCGCCTCACGCGCGGTTTCCCGCCCGCCGCGGCGCCGCCATTTTGTTTCGGTGGAtgaaggggtggggggggggctCAGCGCGCGGCCGCTGGTGGGAAAAGGgttaaaaatgtgtaaaaatacaGACAATAAACAAGATTCGTTTAAGTTTGAAATTGGGAGCGGAAGAAGCGCGGAGGCGGAGATTGGCCCGCGCTTCATTCAAGAAACCCgctgttcccagctcccctcGGGGATTTATTCAATAAAACCCTTCAAACCCCTCACACGCTCCTTTTAACACTATCAGTATTTATTATTACCCACATCAAGCTCCAGTTTCACCCGGAAAGCGCCGTGATGACGGAGTTTAACCCCGAAAGGAGGCGCGGGGGAGGCGCCGCCATCTTGAGGCGCGCTGTGAGGGAAAACCCGGAGCCGCCGGAGTCGGGCGCGCACAGAGCCGCGGGGCCACTTAAATAAAAACCGCGCAATTCACCGACTAAACCAATTTCCAAGACACCAAAAAGTTGAATCTGTTTTTTCACACAGGAAATTCCCCCGAGGGGGGTGCACCGTTCCCGGAGGCACTGCAATACCGGGACGATGCGCGGAGCGGATGGAGCAAGCTCCGGGTCCAACTCCCGAGCCCAAAAATCCGTTTAATATGAAGTCCTCTCATCGAGGACGTATCAGATATTAAACTGATAAGAACAGATACTACACTTGATCTTAGCCAAAAGGCCGAGAAGCGATACCCGACCTCCGCCGCGCTCCGAGCCCGGCCCCACCCGCCCCGCTCGCACCTCACGGGCACCCCCAcgccgcagccccggccgctCCCAGCCGGTCCCGGGCTCCTCCCGCATCTCCTCCCGCACCTCCCGCCCGCTTCCCGCATGCAGCGACCCCGCCGAACCCCGAAATGCCCCCCAAAACCACTCCCAGCATGCCCTTCGCGCTAACCGAGCTAATATGCATAACCCCGCCCGTTATGCAAATGACCAGCCGGGCTTTTTGCGTGGCCCGGCGCGCCTCTTTCCCGCCTCGCTACGTGATTGGCCGGCTGCCCCCCTCAATTTGCAtcgccccgcccccgccgcggcgCCCGTTGGGGTCCCACCTTGCCCCCCCCACCGGGGGAGGGACAGCGGAACGCAGGACggccccaaaaccccaaaatcatCCCCAAAACCCTTTCCCCGCCCCAGAACTGACCAAAACTGCTCAAAGTGCCCCAAAACCTTTCCCGGGGGTGAGTGGGTGGGGATCTCGGGACCCCAAATCGcaaccccagagcaggggggggAGGTCGGGATTCACTGAGAGGGTGACAAGAGGTGACACCCCAGGGACCCCTCAATCCCCGTGGGTGTCTCACAGCTCATGGAGGGGTAACACAAAGGGAGAGACCCCCCCAAAATTCCTGTCCAAAGGGAGCCGGGTGTGCGTTTCACTCTTTATTTGTGGGGGTGACAAAATGACAACGCCAGTGTCCCCCTCAGAGCTGGGTGGACGTTCCACGCTTTATTCTGCGGTGACAAGTGACGGTCCCACTGTCCCCCCATGTCCATGCTCCGCTGGGTGTCCCACACTCCATCCGCAGGTgatcccaggtgtccccaggggcaCTCAGGTGAgctcaggtgtccccaggtgtcatCACATGAGCTCAGGTGATCCCAGGTGCtctcaggtgtccccaggtgacCCCACCGCCGTGTCCCCGGCCTAGAACTTTCGGAGGGCTCCCACGGTGATGTCGAAGAGCCGGGGGTCGCTGAAGCTCCCGTTCTTgtccagcaggaaaaagaaggggCGGCCGCGGACCTTGATGGGGATGGCCGCCCTCACCTCGAGCCGGTGTGCGCGGCCGGACACGTCCCGCAGCGGCACGGTGAGGCTGCGCCGGCCCAGCCCCAGCGGCCCGGGGGTGCCGATGGTGACGGCGGAGCCGCCCCGCAGCAGCGTCACCCGGCTCACGGAGCGCAGCGGCAGCACGCAGCCCGCGGCCAGCGTCAGCGAGCCTGGGGGAGAGGGACAGCGctggggcggagcggggcgagCCCCGGGGCCGGCCCAAGCCCGCTGCGTCCCCGGTGTCACCCcgtgagctggggctgggtcCGCTGCCCTCAGCCCGGTTCGATCCCGGTTCCACCGCCCCGAGCCCCGGTGCCCTTCCCCTGaccccgccgtgtccccgctcCCGCGGCCCGGTTCCAAGCCCGGGCTGTCCCCGGTTCCCCCCCGCTCCCGTTccgagcccggccccgctccgccggtACCGACGGTGAGGCAGGACGCCGTGAAGCCAAAGCGCCACTTGTTGTCGCGGGGCCGCAGCGGATCGtcgggcccgggcccgggcgCGGGGCGCAGCGCCGTGAAGGCGAAATGCGCCAGGTAGGCCCAGAAGAGCCCCTGGCCCGTGCAGAAGAGCCCCACGAGGCGGAAGAAGCGGCTGCGGTCGTGCTGGTACAAAACCACGTCCCGCGACACCGCCGCCACCTCCagcgccgcccgcgccgccaTGACGGCGGCGCCGCCGGTGCTCCGGGGCCGCGCGGCGCCTCAGCCAATCGGCGACAGCCGGAGAGGAGCCGCGGCCAATCGGCTTCGACGCGGCGGCTCAGCCAATCGGCTTTGGCTCCGGCTCCGCCTTAGCCAATCAGCTCCCGCTCCCGCACCGCCCCCCGCCGCCATTTTTGCTGCTGGCACGTTCCCGCCCTGCCCTCAGCGCGCCCCTTAAAGGCGCCGCGTCCCAACAATCGATAATTAATTGATAATTAACCAATAATCGATAATCGATCGATTTATTTACAAAactcggggggggggggatcgACGGGAGTCGAACTCGGGATGGGGGAGCCCGGGGAAGGAGCGGGGGATCTCCAACGTTCACTTGAGAAACGCGACCTCCGGAATCTTCCCTTCCAGCTGCAAGGAGAGACGGTGAGGGCAGCCCGAGAACGGGGAAAAAAAcgggaaaatggggaaaaaacagggggaaatggggaaaaaagggggaaaatgggggaaaaagggggaaaatggggaaaaacgCACCTTGAGCTGGGTGAAaacctgcccagcctggccgtAATCCCAGTCGTTGTCCTGGAGGCACCTGAGGGGAAGGACgggatttggggggaatttggggggatttgggggggtttcGGTTTCTTTT
Proteins encoded in this window:
- the LOC120748063 gene encoding LOW QUALITY PROTEIN: heterogeneous nuclear ribonucleoprotein U-like protein 2 (The sequence of the model RefSeq protein was modified relative to this genomic sequence to represent the inferred CDS: deleted 1 base in 1 codon); translated protein: MDVKRLKVTELRAELGRRGLDARGLKVELAQRLQEALDAEMLAAGPEEGGGGGGGGGPAAAASSCAGEAGPAGGPGGRPHGGDEEEEEEEEEEEEEEEEEDEEALLADEDEAAAAAPEAAPAQPGPPGEEEEEEEEEEAAPAEPAASEPLQPPQEEEGAAAAAEAEAEAAEGGGGGGGGGEGVNGAERPPEEAPSGDEAAAAEAKEEEAPAGEEEKEAAGAEGERRGVKRLRDEKDEHGRAYHEFREEAYNSRSKSPPPPEEEPPEGEEDETLVILDTYTSDLQFRASRDRYGGQPLFSERFPGLWAGARSTHGVTRGRVCFQAKVSQNLPGKEGSSEVPLLRVGWSVDFSHSQLGEDEFSYGFDGRGLKVENGKFEEFGESFGENDVIGCFADFEGAELVELSFSKNGQELGAAFRVPKAALGPRALLPHVLCKGCAVELNFGQRPQPLAPVPEGFVFIHEIPAPDRVRTPPGPRSTQECEVLLMVGLPGSGKTQWAQKHSQENRDKRYNILGTERVLHQLRTRGPEPEELDAKSRELLTQQAAQCLSKLVQIAPRARRNFILDQCNVYNSGQRRKLSAFKGFSRKVVVIVPPEPDWEQRLEQRRQAEGDDVPESVMLEMKANYSLPEKSEYVDEVVFGELGRDEAAPLVLRWKEEARKLLPPSEKRGNRRNNRNKRNRQNRNRGQGYVGGQRRGYDSRIYGGQQQPQYWGQPGNRGGYRNFYERYRGYDDRFYGRDYDYNRYRDYYRQYNREWQNYYQDRDRYYRNYYGYQGYR
- the TMEM223 gene encoding transmembrane protein 223, translating into MAARAALEVAAVSRDVVLYQHDRSRFFRLVGLFCTGQGLFWAYLAHFAFTALRPAPGPGPDDPLRPRDNKWRFGFTASCLTVGSLTLAAGCVLPLRSVSRVTLLRGGSAVTIGTPGPLGLGRRSLTVPLRDVSGRAHRLEVRAAIPIKVRGRPFFFLLDKNGSFSDPRLFDITVGALRKF